Proteins encoded in a region of the Zea mays cultivar B73 chromosome 4, Zm-B73-REFERENCE-NAM-5.0, whole genome shotgun sequence genome:
- the LOC103653383 gene encoding endo-1,3(4)-beta-glucanase precursor yields the protein MPSSAQVLLCLAAVLAAAAATTAEAHSQCLDNPPDRSIHGRQLAEAGEVVHDLPGGLRAYVSGAASSSRAVVLASDVFGYEAPLLRQIADKVAKAGYFVVVPDFLKGDYLDDKKNFTEWLEAHSPVKAAEDAKPLFAALKKEGKSVAVGGYCWGGKLSVEVGKTSDVKAVCLSHPYSVTADDMKEVKWPIEILGAQNDTTTPPKEVYRFVHVLRERHEVPYYAKIFQGVEHGFACRYNTTDPFAVKTAETALAYMVSWFNKHLN from the exons ATGCCTTCTTCCGCGCAGGTTCTGCTCTGCCTCGCCGCCGTgctcgcggcggcggcggccaccaCCGCCGAGGCGCACTCGCAGTGCCTGGACAACCCGCCAGACCGGTCCATCCACGGCCGCCAGCTGGCCGAGGCCGGCGAGGTCGTCCACGACCTCCCTGGTGGCCTCAGGGCCTACGTCAGCGGCGCCGCGAGCTCGAGCCGCGCCGTCGTCCTCGCCTCCGACGTCTTCG GGTACGAGGCGCCATTGCTCAG ACAGATAGCAGACAAGGTTGCAAAGGCAGGGTACTTCGTCGTCGTGCCCGATTTCTTGAAGGGAGACTACTTAGACGACAAGAAAAACTTCACGGAATGGCTCGAGGCTCACTCTCCG GTGAAAGCTGCGGAAGACGCTAAGCCACTGTTCGCCGCTTTGAAGAAGGAAGGGAAGTCCGTCGCGGTGGGAGGCTACTGCTGGGGAG GGAAGCTGAGCGTGGAGGTGGGGAAGACCAGCGACGTCAAAGCTGTGTGCCTTTCGCACCCGTACAGCGTCACTGCCGACGACATGAAag AGGTGAAATGGCCGATCGAGATCCTGGGGGCCCAGAACGACACGACCACGCCGCCGAAAGAAGTGTACCGGTTCGTGCATGTGCTACGTGAAAGACACGAG GTTCCCTACTACGCCAAGATCTTCCAGGGAGTCGAGCACGGGTTCGCCTGCAGGTACAACACCACCGACCCTTTCGCCGTCAAGACCGCAGAGACGGCCCTCGCCTACATGGTCAGCTGGTTCAACAAGCACCTCAACTGA